A single window of Onychomys torridus chromosome 8, mOncTor1.1, whole genome shotgun sequence DNA harbors:
- the Prcd gene encoding photoreceptor disk component PRCD isoform X1 → MAEGSTFSSTCKFRYLPRPLSHSAVLEFELRALGCERAQQSGWGSCEQQRLGHGPSVLGQGERTCEVGPHFFRHFSSGDCNPPAQTAGVLVHSLSQEDAVGLEAAAGGGRTGEAVMEKSLELTLSLAALLKLSEHPLPRCPPSSQNSSTGASTAQVPSLIPELLHGSIHCPELLHRRLPLPRPQFPHSVNMLILHGLVLRCEKLMTTSGNKLSRKMKGSGQMISRGPVDYPHRDRL, encoded by the exons ATGGCTGAGGGCTCAACCTTCTCCAGCACCTGCAAGTTCAGATACCTCCCACGACCACTCTCCCACTCTGCAGTACTggagtttgaactcagggccttgggaTGCGAg AGAGCCCAGCAGAGTGGATGgggcagttgtgagcagcagcGGCTCGGACACGGACCTTCAGTCCTCGGGCAG GGAGAAAGAACCTGTGAGGTAGGCCCTCACTTCTTCAGACACTTCAGCTCTGGGGACTGTAACCCACCGGCCCAGACAG CTGGAGTTCTGGTTCACTCCCTATCCCAGGAGGATGCGGTGGGGCtggaagcagcagcaggaggagggagaacggGAGAAGCAGTCATGGAGAAG tccctggaactcaccctgtcaTTGGCTGCTCTCCTGAAATTATCA GAGCATCCACTGCCCAGGTGCCCTCCCTCATCCCAGAACTCCTCCACAGGAGCATCCACTGCCCAGGTGCCCTCCCTCATCCCGGAACTCCTCCACGGGAGCATCCACTGCCCAGAACTCCTCCACAGGAGGCTCCCACTGCCCAG acctcagtttccccactcaGTAAACATGTTAATTCTGCATGGCCTGGTGCTGAGATGTGAGAAACTAATGACCACCTCAGGAAACAAGCTGTCGAGAAAAATGAAGGGAAGTGGCCAGATGATCTCCAGGGGCCCCGTAGATTACCCCCACCGAGACAGACTGTGA
- the Prcd gene encoding photoreceptor disk component PRCD isoform X3 → MAEGSTFSSTCKFRYLPRPLSHSAVLEFELRALGCERAQQSGWGSCEQQRLGHGPSVLGQGERTCEVGPHFFRHFSSGDCNPPAQTAGVLVHSLSQEDAVGLEAAAGGGRTGEAVMEKSLELTLSLAALLKLSVRKASWICGMSA, encoded by the exons ATGGCTGAGGGCTCAACCTTCTCCAGCACCTGCAAGTTCAGATACCTCCCACGACCACTCTCCCACTCTGCAGTACTggagtttgaactcagggccttgggaTGCGAg AGAGCCCAGCAGAGTGGATGgggcagttgtgagcagcagcGGCTCGGACACGGACCTTCAGTCCTCGGGCAG GGAGAAAGAACCTGTGAGGTAGGCCCTCACTTCTTCAGACACTTCAGCTCTGGGGACTGTAACCCACCGGCCCAGACAG CTGGAGTTCTGGTTCACTCCCTATCCCAGGAGGATGCGGTGGGGCtggaagcagcagcaggaggagggagaacggGAGAAGCAGTCATGGAGAAG tccctggaactcaccctgtcaTTGGCTGCTCTCCTGAAATTATCAGTAAGAAAGGCCAGCTGGATCTGTGGCATGTCTGCCTGA
- the Prcd gene encoding photoreceptor disk component PRCD isoform X4: MAEGSTFSSTCKFRYLPRPLSHSAVLEFELRALGCERAQQSGWGSCEQQRLGHGPSVLGQGERTCEVGPHFFRHFSSGDCNPPAQTAGVLVHSLSQEDAVGLEAAAGGGRTGEAVMEKSVFRGI, from the exons ATGGCTGAGGGCTCAACCTTCTCCAGCACCTGCAAGTTCAGATACCTCCCACGACCACTCTCCCACTCTGCAGTACTggagtttgaactcagggccttgggaTGCGAg AGAGCCCAGCAGAGTGGATGgggcagttgtgagcagcagcGGCTCGGACACGGACCTTCAGTCCTCGGGCAG GGAGAAAGAACCTGTGAGGTAGGCCCTCACTTCTTCAGACACTTCAGCTCTGGGGACTGTAACCCACCGGCCCAGACAG CTGGAGTTCTGGTTCACTCCCTATCCCAGGAGGATGCGGTGGGGCtggaagcagcagcaggaggagggagaacggGAGAAGCAGTCATGGAGAAG tctGTCTTCAGGGGCATTTGA
- the Prcd gene encoding photoreceptor disk component PRCD isoform X2 — protein sequence MAEGSTFSSTCKFRYLPRPLSHSAVLEFELRALGCERAQQSGWGSCEQQRLGHGPSVLGQGERTCEVGPHFFRHFSSGDCNPPAQTAGVLVHSLSQEDAVGLEAAAGGGRTGEAVMEKEHPLPRCPPSSQNSSTGASTAQVPSLIPELLHGSIHCPELLHRRLPLPRPQFPHSVNMLILHGLVLRCEKLMTTSGNKLSRKMKGSGQMISRGPVDYPHRDRL from the exons ATGGCTGAGGGCTCAACCTTCTCCAGCACCTGCAAGTTCAGATACCTCCCACGACCACTCTCCCACTCTGCAGTACTggagtttgaactcagggccttgggaTGCGAg AGAGCCCAGCAGAGTGGATGgggcagttgtgagcagcagcGGCTCGGACACGGACCTTCAGTCCTCGGGCAG GGAGAAAGAACCTGTGAGGTAGGCCCTCACTTCTTCAGACACTTCAGCTCTGGGGACTGTAACCCACCGGCCCAGACAG CTGGAGTTCTGGTTCACTCCCTATCCCAGGAGGATGCGGTGGGGCtggaagcagcagcaggaggagggagaacggGAGAAGCAGTCATGGAGAAG GAGCATCCACTGCCCAGGTGCCCTCCCTCATCCCAGAACTCCTCCACAGGAGCATCCACTGCCCAGGTGCCCTCCCTCATCCCGGAACTCCTCCACGGGAGCATCCACTGCCCAGAACTCCTCCACAGGAGGCTCCCACTGCCCAG acctcagtttccccactcaGTAAACATGTTAATTCTGCATGGCCTGGTGCTGAGATGTGAGAAACTAATGACCACCTCAGGAAACAAGCTGTCGAGAAAAATGAAGGGAAGTGGCCAGATGATCTCCAGGGGCCCCGTAGATTACCCCCACCGAGACAGACTGTGA
- the Prcd gene encoding photoreceptor disk component PRCD isoform X6 — protein sequence MCTTLFLLSLAMLWRRRFANRVEPEPSRVDGAVVSSSGSDTDLQSSGREKEPVR from the exons ATGTGCACCaccctcttcctgctcagcttgGCCATGCTGTGGCGCCGCAGATTTGCCAACCGGGTGGAACC AGAGCCCAGCAGAGTGGATGgggcagttgtgagcagcagcGGCTCGGACACGGACCTTCAGTCCTCGGGCAG GGAGAAAGAACCTGTGAGGTAG
- the Prcd gene encoding photoreceptor disk component PRCD isoform X7, whose protein sequence is MCTTLFLLSLAMLWRRRFANRVEPEPSRVDGAVVSSSGSDTDLQSSGRKNL, encoded by the exons ATGTGCACCaccctcttcctgctcagcttgGCCATGCTGTGGCGCCGCAGATTTGCCAACCGGGTGGAACC AGAGCCCAGCAGAGTGGATGgggcagttgtgagcagcagcGGCTCGGACACGGACCTTCAGTCCTCGG GGAGAAAGAACCTGTGA
- the Prcd gene encoding photoreceptor disk component PRCD isoform X5, translating to MCTTLFLLSLAMLWRRRFANRVEPEPSRVDGAVVSSSGSDTDLQSSGRPQFPHSVNMLILHGLVLRCEKLMTTSGNKLSRKMKGSGQMISRGPVDYPHRDRL from the exons ATGTGCACCaccctcttcctgctcagcttgGCCATGCTGTGGCGCCGCAGATTTGCCAACCGGGTGGAACC AGAGCCCAGCAGAGTGGATGgggcagttgtgagcagcagcGGCTCGGACACGGACCTTCAGTCCTCGGGCAG acctcagtttccccactcaGTAAACATGTTAATTCTGCATGGCCTGGTGCTGAGATGTGAGAAACTAATGACCACCTCAGGAAACAAGCTGTCGAGAAAAATGAAGGGAAGTGGCCAGATGATCTCCAGGGGCCCCGTAGATTACCCCCACCGAGACAGACTGTGA